One Oryzomonas sagensis genomic region harbors:
- a CDS encoding proton-conducting transporter membrane subunit: MSPLELALVAALFCLLSGVPALWPRVPLFTGRRISGCFMAVGAAAGLGAALRVLLKEGPGGAYALAWHFPMGELAFRLDPLSAFFFIPLFIVATCISLYGCGYCSTTPDNRGESLVTFYFGVAVAAIVMLLLAANGITLLFFWEAMALGTFLAMCLEHDKPEVGRAGLHYLVASHGTTISLFVLFALSPAMGGPLFPPPGSLDPSGAGATAILLVALLGFGIKAGIMPLHVWLPGAHANAPSNISALMSGIVLKLGIYGLFRVLSFFGQPPLWWGALFLCLGIVSAVAGVLFAIGQHDIKRLLAYHSIENIGIIVMAMGVALCGLATGNRVLFVLGQAAALLHVVNHALFKSLLFLGAGIVVHGTGTRAIDRMGGLARALPITSAAFLTGSVAICGLPPLNGFVSEFLLYLGMFTGFATSPGSSAAFLALAVPALALTGGLALACFVKVYGTVFLGLPRSPLPPRHEHPAATGAMGILAACCLLIGVLPFSATRILEPVIAALFPQRDALLPSIQTTAGLVGLSIGAAILFLLICLLAVFYINRLKAKPLEETGTWDCGYAAPSAAMEYTASSFAGMLVGIFAAILRPERHEPATDKLFPGPERFESHVPEVVLDKGILPFLGAVDRRLALIRRLQNGQLNSYILYIFVALIAVLSLSYFY, encoded by the coding sequence ATGAGTCCCCTTGAACTGGCACTGGTCGCAGCCCTTTTCTGCCTTCTTTCCGGCGTCCCGGCCCTGTGGCCCCGCGTACCGCTCTTTACCGGCCGCAGAATTTCGGGCTGCTTCATGGCGGTCGGCGCCGCGGCCGGCCTGGGCGCCGCGTTGCGGGTCCTGCTCAAAGAGGGACCCGGGGGCGCCTACGCACTGGCGTGGCACTTCCCCATGGGTGAGTTGGCCTTTCGCCTCGACCCCCTGTCGGCATTCTTTTTCATCCCCCTCTTCATCGTCGCCACCTGCATCTCCCTCTACGGCTGCGGTTACTGCTCCACCACCCCGGACAACCGGGGCGAATCCCTTGTCACGTTCTATTTCGGCGTGGCTGTGGCGGCCATCGTCATGCTGCTTTTGGCCGCCAACGGCATCACGCTGCTGTTCTTCTGGGAAGCAATGGCCCTGGGCACGTTCCTGGCCATGTGCCTGGAACACGACAAACCGGAGGTCGGCCGGGCCGGACTCCACTATCTGGTGGCCAGCCACGGGACCACCATCTCCCTGTTCGTCCTGTTTGCCCTGTCCCCCGCCATGGGCGGTCCGCTCTTCCCTCCCCCCGGCTCCCTCGACCCGAGCGGCGCGGGGGCCACGGCAATCCTCCTGGTCGCCCTCCTGGGCTTCGGCATCAAGGCGGGCATCATGCCGCTCCACGTCTGGCTCCCGGGGGCCCATGCCAACGCCCCGAGCAACATCTCGGCGCTCATGTCGGGCATCGTCCTCAAGCTGGGGATCTACGGCCTGTTCCGGGTGCTCTCCTTCTTCGGGCAGCCCCCCCTCTGGTGGGGGGCGCTGTTCCTCTGCCTGGGGATCGTCTCCGCCGTCGCCGGCGTCCTCTTCGCCATCGGGCAGCACGACATCAAGCGCCTCTTGGCCTATCACAGCATCGAGAACATCGGCATCATCGTCATGGCCATGGGGGTCGCCCTGTGCGGCCTTGCCACCGGCAACCGCGTCCTGTTCGTCCTTGGCCAGGCGGCAGCCCTGCTGCACGTGGTCAACCACGCCCTGTTCAAGTCGCTGCTCTTCCTGGGGGCCGGGATCGTCGTGCACGGCACCGGCACCCGCGCCATCGACCGCATGGGAGGCCTGGCCCGGGCCCTGCCGATCACGTCCGCGGCCTTCCTGACCGGCAGCGTGGCCATCTGCGGCCTCCCCCCCCTGAACGGCTTTGTCAGCGAATTTCTCCTGTACCTCGGCATGTTCACCGGGTTCGCCACCTCGCCCGGCAGCAGCGCCGCCTTCCTGGCCCTGGCCGTACCGGCGCTGGCGCTGACCGGCGGTCTGGCCCTGGCCTGTTTCGTCAAGGTCTACGGCACGGTGTTCCTGGGCCTGCCCCGCAGCCCCCTCCCCCCCCGCCACGAGCACCCGGCCGCCACCGGCGCCATGGGCATCCTGGCCGCCTGCTGCCTCCTGATCGGGGTGCTGCCGTTTAGCGCCACCCGCATCCTGGAGCCGGTCATCGCCGCCCTGTTCCCCCAACGGGACGCCCTGCTCCCGTCGATCCAGACCACCGCCGGCCTGGTCGGGCTGAGCATCGGGGCGGCGATCCTGTTCCTGCTCATCTGCCTCCTGGCGGTCTTCTACATCAACCGCCTCAAGGCGAAACCGCTGGAGGAGACCGGCACGTGGGACTGCGGCTATGCCGCCCCCTCCGCCGCCATGGAGTATACGGCCTCATCCTTCGCCGGGATGCTGGTGGGCATCTTCGCCGCGATCCTGCGCCCCGAACGCCACGAACCGGCCACCGACAAGCTGTTCCCGGGCCCGGAGCGCTTCGAATCCCACGTCCCGGAGGTGGTGCTGGACAAGGGGATACTGCCGTTCCTCGGCGCCGTGGACCGGCGTCTCGCCCTCATCCGCAGGTTGCAGAACGGCCAGTTGAACAGTTACATCCTCTATATCTTCGTGGCGCTGATCGCCGTCCTGTCGTTGTCCTATTTCTATTGA
- the rho gene encoding transcription termination factor Rho: MNLQELKGKKINELNTIARDLNIEGASSLRKQDLIFAILNAQTEQNGMIFGEGVLETLQDGFGFLRATDYNYLPGPDDIYVSPSQIRRFNLRTGDTVSGQIRPPKEGERYFALLKVETVNFEPPEVARDKILFDNLTPLYPDEKLKLETAGDNLPMRVVELVAPIGKGQRGLIVAPPRTGKTMLIQNIANSIATNHPEVYLIVLLIDERPEEVTDMQRSVKGEVVSSTFDEPATRHVQVAEMVIEKAKRLVEHKRDVVILLDSITRLARAYNTVIPPSGKILSGGVDSNALHKPKRFFGAARNIEEGGSLTIIATALVDTGSKMDEVIFEEFKGTGNMELHLDRKLVEKRTFPAIDINKSGTRKEELLIEKSALHRTWILRKVLHPMNVVDSMEFLLDKLSETKSNQDFLDSMSK; this comes from the coding sequence ATGAATTTACAGGAACTTAAAGGCAAAAAGATCAACGAGCTCAACACCATTGCCCGTGATCTCAACATTGAGGGTGCGTCCAGCCTGCGCAAACAGGATCTGATCTTTGCCATCCTCAACGCCCAGACCGAGCAAAACGGCATGATCTTCGGCGAAGGGGTTCTTGAAACCCTGCAGGACGGTTTCGGCTTCCTGCGCGCCACGGACTACAACTACCTGCCGGGCCCGGACGACATCTACGTCTCCCCCAGCCAGATCCGGCGCTTCAACCTGCGCACCGGCGACACGGTCTCCGGCCAGATCCGCCCCCCCAAGGAGGGTGAGCGCTATTTCGCCCTGCTCAAGGTGGAAACGGTCAACTTTGAACCCCCCGAGGTCGCCCGGGACAAGATCCTGTTCGATAACCTCACGCCGCTCTATCCCGATGAGAAGCTCAAGCTGGAAACCGCCGGCGATAACCTCCCCATGCGGGTCGTGGAACTGGTGGCCCCCATCGGCAAGGGGCAGCGCGGCCTGATCGTGGCCCCGCCCCGCACCGGCAAGACCATGCTGATCCAGAACATCGCCAACTCCATCGCCACCAACCACCCCGAGGTGTACCTGATCGTCCTTTTGATCGACGAACGCCCGGAGGAGGTAACCGACATGCAGCGCTCGGTCAAGGGCGAGGTGGTTTCCTCCACCTTCGACGAGCCGGCGACGCGCCACGTCCAGGTGGCCGAGATGGTCATCGAGAAGGCCAAACGCCTGGTGGAGCACAAGCGCGACGTGGTCATCCTGCTGGACTCCATCACCCGCCTGGCCCGGGCCTACAACACCGTCATCCCCCCCTCGGGCAAGATCCTGTCCGGCGGCGTGGATTCCAACGCCCTGCACAAACCCAAGCGCTTCTTCGGCGCGGCCCGCAATATCGAGGAGGGGGGCTCGCTGACCATCATCGCCACGGCCCTGGTGGACACCGGCAGCAAGATGGACGAGGTCATCTTCGAAGAGTTCAAGGGCACCGGCAACATGGAACTGCACCTGGACCGCAAGCTGGTGGAGAAACGCACCTTCCCGGCCATCGACATCAACAAGTCCGGCACCCGCAAGGAAGAGCTGCTGATCGAGAAGAGCGCACTCCACCGCACCTGGATACTGCGCAAGGTCCTGCACCCCATGAACGTGGTGGACAGCATGGAGTTTCTGCTGGATAAACTCTCAGAGACCAAGAGCAATCAGGACTTTCTGGACTCCATGAGTAAATAG
- the rpmE gene encoding 50S ribosomal protein L31, producing the protein MKEGIHPMYSEVTVKCLCGNTFLTRSTSKEINTEICSACHPFFTGKQKLVDTAGRVERFKRRYGQL; encoded by the coding sequence ATGAAAGAAGGTATCCACCCAATGTATTCCGAGGTGACCGTGAAATGCCTGTGCGGCAACACGTTCCTGACCCGCTCCACCAGCAAGGAGATCAACACCGAGATCTGCTCCGCCTGCCACCCGTTCTTCACCGGCAAGCAGAAACTGGTGGACACCGCTGGTCGCGTCGAGCGGTTCAAGAGACGTTACGGCCAACTGTAG
- the thyX gene encoding FAD-dependent thymidylate synthase, which yields MNVTLIEHTPNPELTVALAARLCYSPTSIGELRNKLESTDIEKFLNKIMSLGHYSVLEHISFTFGMEGISRVTTHQLVRHRIASFSQQSQRYVSHKDEFTSIMPDSIAENADARQIFAFMSETVHKAYAQLVDLGIPPEDARYILPNATESKIIMTMNARELLHFFALRCCQRAQWEIREMSIEMLRLAKKAAPIIFRDAGPGCVGGTCPEGQFCCGQTAEVREFFATLE from the coding sequence ATGAACGTTACCCTGATAGAACATACCCCCAATCCCGAACTGACGGTGGCCCTGGCGGCCCGGCTCTGCTATTCCCCCACATCCATCGGCGAATTGCGCAACAAGCTGGAATCGACGGACATCGAGAAGTTTCTGAACAAGATCATGTCCCTGGGGCATTATTCGGTGCTGGAGCACATCTCCTTCACCTTCGGTATGGAAGGGATCTCCCGGGTGACCACCCATCAACTGGTGCGCCACCGGATCGCCTCCTTCTCCCAGCAGTCCCAGCGCTACGTGTCCCACAAGGACGAGTTCACCTCCATCATGCCGGACAGCATCGCGGAGAATGCCGACGCGCGGCAGATCTTCGCCTTCATGTCCGAGACGGTGCACAAGGCGTACGCCCAGTTGGTGGACCTGGGGATTCCGCCCGAGGATGCCCGCTACATCCTGCCCAACGCCACGGAATCCAAGATCATCATGACCATGAACGCCCGGGAGTTGCTGCACTTCTTTGCCCTGCGCTGCTGCCAGCGGGCCCAGTGGGAGATCCGGGAGATGAGCATCGAGATGCTCAGGCTGGCGAAGAAAGCCGCGCCCATCATCTTCCGCGACGCGGGGCCGGGCTGCGTAGGGGGAACCTGCCCGGAAGGGCAGTTCTGCTGCGGCCAGACCGCCGAGGTGCGGGAGTTCTTCGCGACACTGGAATAG
- a CDS encoding DUF1385 domain-containing protein: protein MEKINVGGQAVIEGVMMRAPRSVAIAVRRPNGEIVVKRELVVPLSERYPVVKLPIVRGAVALFSSLVIGIKALNFSANESMSEEEKEGDKDKGKGELSSWAMAGTMTVAFGFGICLFFLFPLYLTKLMTPYIGTNNIVFNLVDGVIRVIVFLLYIWGISRMGDIQRVFQYHGAEHKSIFAFEAGEELKVENVRRHSRLHPRCGTSFLLIVMLVSIAVFSLVPKLWPFYLKAGSRVVLLPLIAGISYEFLKWSAKNDGHPLVKLIIAPGLALQRLTTREPDDQQLEVAIRSINEALEVNAGYSDDRLVV, encoded by the coding sequence ATGGAAAAGATAAATGTAGGCGGCCAAGCGGTTATTGAAGGCGTCATGATGCGCGCGCCCCGTTCCGTGGCTATTGCCGTGCGCCGTCCCAACGGCGAGATCGTGGTCAAGCGGGAGCTGGTCGTGCCGCTCTCCGAACGGTACCCGGTGGTCAAGCTCCCCATCGTGCGCGGCGCGGTGGCCCTGTTCAGTTCGCTGGTCATCGGCATCAAAGCGCTCAACTTCTCGGCCAACGAGTCCATGTCCGAGGAGGAGAAGGAGGGGGACAAGGACAAGGGGAAGGGCGAACTCTCCTCCTGGGCCATGGCCGGCACCATGACCGTGGCCTTCGGCTTCGGCATCTGCCTCTTCTTCCTGTTCCCGCTCTACCTGACCAAGCTGATGACGCCGTACATCGGCACCAACAACATCGTCTTCAACCTGGTGGACGGTGTGATCCGGGTGATCGTGTTCCTGCTCTACATCTGGGGCATCTCCCGCATGGGCGATATCCAGCGGGTCTTTCAGTACCACGGGGCCGAGCATAAATCGATCTTCGCCTTCGAGGCGGGCGAGGAGCTGAAGGTGGAAAACGTGCGCCGCCACAGCCGCCTGCACCCCCGCTGCGGCACCAGCTTTCTCTTGATCGTCATGCTGGTGAGCATCGCCGTGTTCTCCCTGGTCCCCAAGCTCTGGCCCTTTTACCTCAAGGCCGGTTCGCGCGTCGTGCTGCTGCCGCTCATCGCCGGCATCTCCTACGAGTTCCTCAAGTGGAGCGCCAAGAACGACGGTCATCCCCTGGTGAAGTTGATCATCGCCCCCGGCTTGGCCCTGCAACGCCTGACCACCCGCGAGCCGGACGATCAGCAACTGGAAGTGGCCATCCGCTCCATCAACGAGGCGCTGGAAGTGAATGCCGGGTACTCGGACGACCGCTTGGTAGTGTAA
- the prfA gene encoding peptide chain release factor 1: MFDKIEELERRYQEVEALLSDPEVISNQPEFRKLSREHADLSQLVAAYRRWRKVMEEIGENRELLSDADMKEMAEEELKSLEAEKEQLEADIQLLLLPKDPNDNKSVILEIRAGTGGDESALFAGDLFRMYSRFAETNRWKVETISASESERGGFKEVIASVEGEGVFAKLKYESGTHRVQRVPETEAQGRIHTSACTVAIMPEAEDVDIDIRPDDLKIDVYRSSGAGGQHVNTTDSAVRITHLPTGTVVACQEERSQIKNRAKAMKVLKTRILDHLLQDQNDKLAAERKQQVGSGDRSERIRTYNFPQGRMTDHRIGLTLYRLDSIMAGDIAEIADALRAHYQMEALKAQSEGN, encoded by the coding sequence ATGTTCGACAAGATAGAAGAACTTGAACGGCGCTACCAGGAAGTCGAGGCGCTGCTGTCCGACCCTGAGGTCATCTCCAACCAGCCGGAATTCCGCAAGCTCTCCCGCGAACACGCCGACCTGAGCCAGCTGGTGGCGGCCTATCGCCGTTGGCGCAAGGTGATGGAGGAGATCGGGGAGAATCGGGAGTTGTTGTCCGATGCGGACATGAAGGAGATGGCTGAGGAGGAGCTGAAGAGCCTGGAGGCGGAAAAGGAGCAACTGGAAGCCGACATCCAACTGCTGCTGCTCCCCAAGGACCCCAACGACAACAAGAGCGTCATCCTGGAGATCCGGGCCGGCACCGGCGGCGACGAATCGGCCCTGTTTGCCGGGGACCTGTTCCGCATGTATTCCCGCTTTGCCGAAACCAACCGCTGGAAGGTGGAGACCATCTCGGCCTCCGAGTCGGAGCGGGGCGGCTTCAAGGAGGTCATCGCCTCCGTGGAGGGGGAGGGGGTCTTTGCCAAGCTCAAGTACGAATCCGGCACCCACCGGGTGCAGCGCGTACCCGAGACCGAGGCCCAGGGGCGCATCCACACCAGCGCCTGCACCGTGGCGATCATGCCCGAGGCCGAGGACGTGGACATCGACATCAGGCCCGATGACCTGAAGATCGACGTCTATCGCTCGTCCGGCGCTGGCGGCCAGCACGTCAATACCACCGACTCGGCCGTGCGCATCACCCACCTTCCCACGGGCACGGTGGTGGCCTGCCAGGAGGAGCGCAGCCAGATCAAGAACCGGGCCAAGGCCATGAAGGTCCTCAAGACCCGCATCCTGGACCATCTGCTCCAGGACCAGAACGACAAGCTGGCCGCCGAGCGCAAGCAGCAGGTCGGTTCGGGCGACCGCAGCGAACGCATCCGTACCTACAATTTTCCTCAGGGGCGCATGACCGACCACCGCATCGGCCTGACCCTCTACCGCCTGGATTCCATCATGGCGGGGGATATCGCCGAGATCGCCGACGCCCTGCGCGCCCACTACCAGATGGAGGCGCTGAAAGCGCAGAGCGAGGGGAACTGA
- a CDS encoding trimeric intracellular cation channel family protein gives MNLLYTFDLLGTAAFAASGALAGIRRDMDVFGVLVLGLVTAIGGGTLRDLLLGDIPPFIFKDETYLYLSVAVSLLVFLFHRRLAFLTHPLTYFDAVGLGTFVVIGTHKALAFKLGFFGAVMMGVMTATAGGMLRDLLSAKVPMILHKEVYASACLAGGALLYVLQRSAVPPDAAALISAATVIILRLLAVRYNWSLPRAAHRTP, from the coding sequence ATGAATTTGCTGTACACCTTCGACCTGCTGGGAACCGCCGCTTTTGCCGCTTCGGGGGCGCTGGCCGGGATTCGCCGGGATATGGATGTCTTCGGCGTGCTGGTGCTGGGACTCGTCACCGCCATCGGCGGCGGTACGCTGCGCGATCTGTTGCTGGGCGACATCCCGCCTTTCATCTTCAAGGACGAGACGTACCTCTATCTTTCGGTCGCGGTTTCGCTCTTGGTATTTCTTTTTCACCGCCGCTTGGCGTTCCTCACCCATCCGTTAACCTACTTCGATGCGGTCGGACTGGGCACGTTTGTGGTGATCGGCACCCACAAGGCCCTTGCCTTTAAGCTCGGTTTTTTCGGTGCCGTTATGATGGGGGTTATGACGGCTACTGCGGGAGGAATGCTCCGGGACCTGCTTTCGGCCAAAGTGCCGATGATTCTGCATAAGGAGGTCTATGCCTCTGCCTGCCTGGCCGGGGGAGCCCTGCTGTACGTGCTGCAACGGAGTGCCGTGCCGCCGGACGCGGCAGCGCTGATTTCGGCCGCAACCGTCATTATCCTGCGCCTGTTGGCGGTCAGATACAACTGGTCGCTGCCGCGGGCCGCACACAGGACACCATGA
- the ldhH gene encoding L-lactate dehydrogenase (quinone) large subunit LdhH: protein MKKEFRESIGQAVGNATLTGALGKFSEAYKVNRAKAYEGIDFEALRDTIAERKSHAAANLELLADTFAKNAEALGAKVFRTNDPEKVKEYILKVAQDNGVKSVVKSKSMATEEIHLNAFLEKAGIAVGETDLGEWIIQLAGQKPSHMVMPAIHMTKEEVADLFSKEVDERLENDIPRLVKVARRELRAKFLAADMGISGANIAVAETGSLVLVTNEGNARLVTTLPRVHVALVGIEKLVERFDDIVPILTALPRSATAQLLTSYVSIISGPTPTTDGPLKELHIILMDNRRSEMAGDPKFKQALQCIRCGSCLNVCPIFRLVGGHVFGSIYTGGIGTILTAWFEELHNSEDIQGLCIQCGNCKEICPGKLDIPEMIMEIRRRLVMEKGQPLAQKAIFGIVNNRSLFHGMLRAASIAGKPFNSGGFIRHLPLFLSDLTDGRSLPAIAAKPFRDRFPAIQQPADCRETAVFFAGCLIDFAYPEMGEALVKILNKAGIRVLFPEAQTCCGAPARYSGAYEVAAGNAVDNIKALLVEGANYVVSACPTCTVALAHEFGDTLESLGQREWLARAKELAEKTVDFSTLAKRLVDAGRLTLKEGRQLGALTYHDSCHLKRTLRAVEPPRELLRGAGYEIKEMFECDMCCGMGGSYSLKLPELSAPILRRKLHNIKETGAPVVAMDCPGCVMQIKGGFDQDRADVKVKHTVELLAEQLES, encoded by the coding sequence ATGAAAAAGGAGTTCAGGGAATCCATAGGCCAGGCCGTGGGGAACGCCACCCTCACTGGGGCGCTGGGGAAGTTTTCCGAGGCCTACAAGGTCAACCGGGCCAAGGCCTACGAGGGGATCGACTTCGAGGCGTTGCGGGACACCATCGCCGAGCGCAAGTCCCATGCCGCCGCCAACCTGGAACTCCTGGCGGATACCTTTGCCAAAAACGCCGAGGCCCTGGGCGCCAAGGTCTTCCGGACCAATGACCCGGAAAAGGTCAAGGAATACATCCTGAAGGTGGCCCAGGACAACGGCGTGAAGAGCGTGGTCAAGTCCAAGTCCATGGCCACCGAGGAGATCCACCTCAACGCCTTCCTGGAAAAGGCGGGCATCGCGGTGGGCGAAACCGACCTGGGGGAGTGGATCATCCAGCTTGCCGGCCAGAAGCCGTCCCACATGGTCATGCCGGCCATCCACATGACCAAGGAGGAGGTGGCCGACCTCTTCAGCAAGGAGGTGGATGAGCGGCTGGAGAACGACATCCCCCGGCTGGTGAAGGTGGCCCGCCGGGAGTTGCGCGCCAAGTTCCTCGCGGCCGACATGGGGATCTCGGGCGCCAACATCGCCGTGGCCGAGACCGGCAGCCTCGTGCTGGTCACCAACGAGGGGAACGCCCGGCTGGTCACCACCCTGCCCCGGGTCCACGTGGCCCTGGTCGGCATCGAAAAGCTGGTGGAGCGCTTCGACGACATCGTGCCGATCCTGACGGCGCTCCCCCGCAGCGCCACGGCCCAACTGCTCACGAGCTACGTCTCCATCATCAGCGGCCCCACGCCCACCACCGACGGTCCGCTCAAGGAGTTGCACATCATCCTCATGGACAACCGCCGCAGCGAGATGGCGGGCGACCCCAAGTTCAAACAGGCGCTCCAGTGCATCCGCTGCGGCTCGTGTCTCAACGTCTGCCCCATCTTCCGCCTGGTGGGGGGGCACGTCTTCGGCAGCATCTATACCGGCGGCATCGGCACCATCCTCACCGCCTGGTTCGAGGAGTTGCACAACTCCGAGGATATCCAGGGGCTGTGCATCCAGTGCGGCAACTGCAAGGAGATCTGCCCCGGCAAGCTGGACATCCCGGAGATGATCATGGAGATCAGGCGGCGCCTGGTCATGGAGAAGGGACAGCCCCTGGCCCAGAAGGCGATCTTCGGGATCGTCAACAACCGCTCGCTCTTCCACGGCATGCTGCGGGCCGCCTCCATCGCCGGCAAGCCGTTCAACTCGGGCGGCTTCATCCGCCACCTTCCCCTGTTCCTGTCGGATCTGACCGATGGCCGCAGTCTCCCCGCCATTGCCGCAAAGCCGTTCCGGGACCGTTTCCCCGCGATCCAACAGCCCGCCGACTGCCGGGAAACGGCGGTCTTCTTTGCCGGCTGCCTCATCGACTTCGCCTACCCGGAGATGGGGGAGGCGCTGGTGAAGATCCTGAACAAGGCCGGCATCCGGGTCCTATTCCCCGAGGCCCAGACCTGCTGCGGCGCTCCGGCCCGGTACAGCGGGGCCTACGAGGTGGCGGCCGGCAACGCCGTGGACAACATCAAGGCCCTGCTCGTGGAGGGGGCGAACTACGTGGTCTCCGCCTGCCCCACCTGCACCGTGGCCCTGGCCCACGAGTTCGGCGACACCTTGGAGAGCCTGGGGCAAAGGGAATGGTTGGCACGGGCGAAGGAATTGGCGGAGAAGACCGTGGATTTCTCCACCCTGGCGAAGCGGCTGGTGGACGCGGGGCGGCTCACGCTGAAGGAGGGGCGGCAGCTCGGGGCCCTCACCTACCACGACTCCTGCCACCTGAAACGGACCCTGCGGGCCGTGGAGCCGCCGCGGGAACTGCTGCGCGGGGCGGGTTACGAAATAAAGGAGATGTTCGAGTGCGACATGTGCTGCGGCATGGGCGGCTCCTACTCCCTCAAGCTGCCGGAGCTCTCCGCGCCGATCCTGCGGCGCAAGCTGCACAACATCAAGGAGACCGGCGCGCCGGTCGTGGCCATGGACTGCCCCGGCTGCGTCATGCAGATCAAGGGCGGGTTCGACCAGGACCGGGCCGATGTGAAAGTGAAACATACGGTGGAACTGCTGGCGGAGCAGTTGGAGAGCTAG
- a CDS encoding LutC/YkgG family protein — MYEQFKARAEGVGAEVYRFKDRDGALGFILPFLHEEGGADAPRSCAVWAESPFLEGLDREPLREVAGIRFEVSRETAADARIGITQAEWALADTGSLVQDQTAVEQRLASSLTDIHIALVPTGNILPDKSALLSRINPKTSRYIAFITGPSRTADIERVLTIGVHGPERLVIVCVDDMGGAAR, encoded by the coding sequence ATGTACGAGCAATTCAAGGCCAGGGCCGAAGGGGTCGGTGCGGAGGTCTACCGTTTCAAGGACCGGGATGGGGCGTTGGGGTTCATCCTGCCGTTCCTGCACGAAGAGGGGGGCGCCGACGCCCCCCGTTCCTGCGCCGTCTGGGCCGAGAGCCCCTTTCTGGAAGGGCTGGACCGGGAACCGCTTCGGGAGGTCGCCGGCATCAGGTTCGAGGTGAGCCGGGAGACGGCGGCCGACGCCCGCATCGGCATCACCCAGGCCGAGTGGGCCCTGGCCGACACCGGTTCCCTGGTGCAGGACCAGACCGCCGTGGAGCAACGGCTGGCCTCCTCCCTCACCGACATCCACATCGCCCTCGTCCCCACCGGCAACATCCTTCCCGACAAGAGCGCCCTCTTGAGCAGGATCAATCCAAAGACCAGCCGCTACATCGCCTTCATCACCGGCCCGAGCCGGACCGCCGACATCGAGCGGGTGCTGACCATCGGCGTCCATGGCCCGGAACGGCTCGTGATCGTCTGCGTGGATGATATGGGAGGGGCGGCCCGATGA